From Methanocella paludicola SANAE, a single genomic window includes:
- a CDS encoding tetratricopeptide repeat protein gives MNLGVTLIKKDMVDDGLKELEKAIELNPQYADAYYELGSFFEKAQDVTKARGAYESFVKYASKDDERVERISKHLVEIKEREDAEKKGEQVYQ, from the coding sequence ATGAACCTGGGCGTGACGTTGATCAAGAAGGATATGGTCGATGATGGGCTTAAGGAGCTTGAGAAAGCTATTGAGCTGAACCCACAATATGCCGATGCATACTATGAGCTCGGATCGTTCTTTGAGAAGGCCCAGGATGTAACAAAAGCCCGGGGGGCATATGAGAGCTTCGTGAAGTATGCCTCAAAAGATGATGAAAGAGTTGAGCGGATAAGCAAGCATTTAGTTGAGATAAAAGAAAGAGAGGATGCTGAGAAAAAGGGGGAACAAGTTTACCAATAA
- a CDS encoding tetratricopeptide repeat protein: MNRANFIHWKDMIDELIAEYMRALELDPYDAMAHFNLAIAHQDKNMLEEAIGEYKMARVLNPYDFKVQNNDGALHLNKGRMYDALL, translated from the coding sequence ATGAACAGGGCGAACTTCATCCACTGGAAGGATATGATCGACGAGTTGATCGCGGAATATATGAGGGCACTGGAGCTCGACCCCTATGATGCTATGGCGCATTTCAATCTCGCAATTGCCCACCAAGATAAGAATATGCTGGAAGAGGCCATCGGCGAATATAAAATGGCCCGGGTACTGAACCCGTATGATTTCAAGGTGCAGAATAATGACGGGGCGCTGCACCTGAACAAAGGCAGGATGTATGACGCTTTGCTGTAG
- a CDS encoding tetratricopeptide repeat protein — protein sequence MPDGHCLKCGAPIIQGILPHYCEKCLRELGLEYDEKTKEALRNMGGNLEAKKEYAHDLYKSGRISDAVKELKSIYLKDPGDTATLYNLAMCLSELDSLDEAISALSKYVTLIPVNADAYYRLAILYKRKASMDKAISSIAMAVKIEPDDVQYLLEQGHILALAGRSDDALRSYTAAVVVDPASAEAHYWRASVLYDKGNYDEAVKENITAIRIDPGFAMAHMDLALIYFERGMFDEAIDSYKAAVTASPDNSDAYMGLGMALLQKKQYPTAAEALKKSIALKGDRIDARLDLGQCYEKMKMRNEAIDEYKEAVRINPGSAIAHNYLGIACARTGRLKTAQAEFEEALRLNPSNAAYKKNLEMVSKRLRSK from the coding sequence ATGCCAGATGGACATTGCCTTAAGTGTGGTGCGCCGATCATCCAGGGCATATTGCCCCACTATTGTGAAAAATGTCTGAGGGAGCTTGGCCTCGAATATGACGAGAAGACAAAAGAAGCGTTAAGGAATATGGGCGGGAATCTCGAAGCTAAAAAAGAGTATGCGCACGACCTCTATAAAAGCGGACGTATATCAGATGCAGTAAAAGAGCTCAAATCTATATACCTTAAAGATCCGGGCGACACGGCTACATTGTATAATCTTGCCATGTGTTTGTCAGAGCTCGACTCTCTTGATGAAGCCATATCGGCATTATCGAAATACGTTACGCTCATTCCCGTTAACGCTGACGCCTATTATCGTCTGGCAATTCTCTATAAGCGGAAAGCATCAATGGATAAAGCAATATCATCGATCGCCATGGCGGTAAAAATTGAACCAGATGATGTTCAATACCTGCTCGAACAGGGACATATCCTGGCGCTCGCCGGAAGGAGCGACGATGCCTTACGCAGCTACACTGCCGCCGTCGTGGTAGACCCGGCAAGCGCCGAAGCCCACTATTGGCGGGCCAGCGTATTATATGACAAAGGCAACTACGACGAAGCGGTCAAGGAGAATATCACAGCTATACGTATTGATCCCGGGTTCGCGATGGCGCATATGGACCTTGCCCTGATATATTTCGAGCGTGGGATGTTCGACGAGGCGATCGATTCTTATAAGGCTGCCGTGACCGCATCTCCTGATAATAGCGATGCTTATATGGGCCTGGGGATGGCACTGCTGCAAAAGAAGCAATATCCCACAGCGGCTGAAGCGTTAAAGAAATCCATTGCGCTGAAGGGCGATCGTATCGATGCCCGCCTCGATCTGGGCCAGTGCTATGAAAAAATGAAGATGAGAAATGAGGCCATCGATGAATATAAAGAAGCGGTCAGGATTAATCCCGGCTCCGCAATTGCCCACAACTATCTCGGCATCGCCTGCGCCAGAACCGGTCGATTAAAGACTGCGCAGGCGGAATTCGAGGAGGCTCTCCGGCTGAACCCTTCCAATGCGGCCTATAAAAAGAATCTGGAAATGGTTTCGAAACGTCTTCGGAGTAAATAA
- a CDS encoding tetratricopeptide repeat protein, producing the protein MFEGFDSSPTIGDLKKQITADPTNIDLRLLLASIYRGEEMHNEAVKEYKEILKLDNQNYDAWYNLGMEYFALKKDDKAVDALKKAAESSPDRQEPWFLIGMVSYKKKRIKEAIDAFKNTIERAPDNAFAHYGLGSAYVETGKYAEANEEFKRNLHFVPHDKGSLFRLKYVPKLSLLPEQEIRAARAAAAKDPDNPVVHHWLAVVLILMNVTEGVVDELRKAIKLDPKNAEYHYDLAYILDLNDDPDTIEELREALRIRPKYLDAMFLLGEHYGNHGMIDDAVRMFKKAMKTYPDNALPHYYIGATYADEGMFKEARKELKRALKLDPGNFEARRRLAQLYAEDELYDEAIEEYEKLIATEPGIKAARDSLEKLREMKRQSCER; encoded by the coding sequence ATGTTCGAAGGCTTCGATTCATCACCAACCATAGGCGACCTCAAGAAACAGATAACGGCAGACCCGACTAACATCGACCTACGCTTACTCCTGGCCAGCATCTACCGCGGCGAAGAGATGCACAACGAAGCCGTAAAAGAATACAAAGAAATCCTCAAGCTCGACAACCAAAACTACGACGCCTGGTACAACCTCGGCATGGAGTACTTCGCGCTAAAGAAGGACGACAAGGCGGTGGACGCGCTAAAAAAGGCCGCCGAATCCTCCCCGGATCGCCAGGAACCTTGGTTCCTTATTGGCATGGTCAGCTATAAGAAAAAACGTATTAAAGAAGCCATAGACGCCTTCAAAAATACTATCGAGAGGGCGCCCGACAACGCCTTCGCCCACTACGGGCTCGGGTCCGCATACGTCGAAACGGGAAAATACGCGGAGGCCAACGAAGAATTCAAGCGCAACCTCCATTTCGTCCCGCACGACAAAGGCTCACTCTTCCGACTCAAGTACGTCCCCAAGCTCAGCCTGCTCCCCGAGCAGGAGATCAGGGCCGCCAGAGCGGCCGCGGCAAAAGACCCCGATAATCCCGTGGTACACCACTGGCTCGCCGTCGTCCTCATTTTAATGAACGTGACCGAAGGCGTCGTCGACGAGCTCAGGAAAGCGATCAAACTCGACCCGAAGAACGCCGAATACCACTACGATCTCGCCTACATCCTCGACCTCAACGACGACCCGGACACCATCGAGGAGCTCCGGGAGGCACTGCGCATCCGGCCAAAATACCTGGACGCCATGTTCCTTCTGGGCGAACATTATGGCAACCACGGCATGATCGACGACGCCGTACGCATGTTCAAAAAAGCAATGAAAACCTATCCGGATAACGCCTTACCCCACTATTACATCGGTGCCACCTATGCCGACGAGGGGATGTTCAAGGAAGCGAGAAAAGAGCTAAAACGTGCGCTCAAACTTGATCCAGGTAACTTTGAGGCACGCCGCAGGCTGGCCCAGCTATACGCCGAAGACGAGCTATACGATGAGGCCATCGAAGAATATGAGAAGCTAATAGCGACGGAGCCGGGTATAAAGGCAGCCAGGGACAGCCTTGAAAAGCTCAGGGAAATGAAAAGGCAGTCATGTGAACGTTAA
- a CDS encoding tetratricopeptide repeat protein, which translates to MDEQIMSKINEYREAVRMNPENALAHNDLGKMLMQGEDLDKAVEEFRESVKLDPKNPEAQFNLGLACFQKGMLDDAISALRESIWLEHDEIEAPHVVLGMALFNKGSLDEAIKEFRDAIRINPGDAHAHYHLGTALAKKAEDTPILYYEAMLEFREAIRLMPELAKAHNGLGKALGKRNLMDEAVHEFREAIRIMPEYEEAHMNLAETYSAIHRSQDAIPEFREALKLNNGHPYAKYKLARELRITGKYTEAIALLKEVAVKNSHRIEVHNELGAAYAATHDLNNAIAEFNEALKIEPANMAVKGLLGLALTQKGALDDAIAVLKEAIPLSPDDPQLHFYLGLAYQKKGYTPNAVNEYRKTIELNPDHADAHGNLGVVLRKRKKVNEALKEIKEAIRLNHYNGFKHYDMGMALMDKGLPYEASLEFRYAVLLDLKNAGFHHSLGVALHQLGLNGEAVFELTEAVKLDPADADVHYALGHVFYDVNRTEEALAEVQKAVLMGARSYDVYKLLGSCHMVLRRPEEALNAFKEAVRLEPNSAIAHTYLGDALWATGHHEEAIAKYKEAIQLEPTNTYAHYSLGISYSSMRKLDEALAEYDEILKINPKDEKVVMNRANIIHWKDMIDESISEYKRALELDPYDAMAHFNLANAYQDKKMLEEAIVEYKMALVLNPYDFKVHNNYGALLLNKGMLYDALLEFRESVRLNPNDHISHMNLGVTLIKKDMVDDGLKELEMSIKLNPQYADAYYELGSVYDKMLQTDKTKDAFMKFVEYAAKDDNRVERINKRIAELKDMEKIEEKQESVFQ; encoded by the coding sequence GTGGACGAGCAGATCATGAGCAAGATCAACGAATACAGGGAAGCCGTGCGCATGAACCCAGAGAACGCTCTGGCCCATAACGACCTGGGCAAGATGCTGATGCAAGGGGAAGATCTGGACAAGGCCGTCGAGGAATTCCGGGAATCGGTCAAGCTTGACCCGAAGAACCCGGAAGCACAGTTTAACCTGGGACTTGCCTGTTTTCAGAAAGGCATGCTGGACGACGCCATCAGTGCCTTACGGGAATCGATCTGGCTGGAGCACGACGAGATCGAGGCGCCGCACGTCGTGCTGGGAATGGCATTATTTAACAAGGGAAGTCTGGATGAAGCCATTAAAGAATTTAGAGATGCTATCCGGATCAACCCCGGCGATGCCCATGCGCATTATCATCTTGGGACGGCCCTCGCAAAGAAAGCGGAAGACACTCCAATCTTATATTATGAAGCCATGCTGGAGTTCCGCGAGGCGATACGGCTGATGCCGGAGCTGGCAAAAGCCCATAATGGACTGGGAAAGGCGCTGGGAAAGAGGAACCTGATGGACGAGGCGGTCCATGAGTTCCGGGAAGCAATCCGCATTATGCCCGAATATGAGGAGGCCCACATGAACCTGGCCGAGACTTACTCGGCCATACACCGGTCACAGGACGCGATCCCCGAGTTCAGGGAGGCGTTAAAGCTCAACAATGGCCATCCGTATGCTAAGTATAAGCTGGCCCGTGAATTGCGGATCACTGGCAAGTATACCGAAGCGATCGCGTTACTCAAAGAAGTGGCCGTGAAAAATTCACACCGGATAGAAGTCCATAATGAGCTGGGCGCAGCCTATGCGGCGACCCATGACCTGAATAATGCTATAGCGGAATTCAATGAAGCCCTGAAGATAGAGCCTGCGAACATGGCCGTAAAAGGCCTGTTGGGCCTCGCGCTGACGCAAAAAGGTGCTCTGGACGACGCCATCGCGGTGTTGAAAGAAGCCATACCGCTATCACCTGATGATCCTCAGCTGCACTTTTACCTGGGGCTGGCCTACCAGAAGAAAGGGTACACGCCCAATGCAGTTAACGAATATCGTAAGACCATCGAGCTAAACCCTGACCATGCGGACGCCCATGGAAATCTAGGCGTCGTATTGCGGAAGCGCAAAAAGGTGAATGAGGCACTAAAGGAGATCAAGGAAGCGATTCGGCTCAACCACTATAACGGCTTTAAGCATTACGATATGGGCATGGCGTTGATGGATAAGGGACTGCCATATGAGGCCAGCCTGGAATTCCGGTATGCGGTCTTGCTGGACCTGAAGAATGCCGGGTTCCATCATAGTCTAGGCGTTGCGCTCCATCAGCTGGGACTTAATGGCGAGGCAGTTTTTGAGCTTACGGAGGCGGTCAAGCTCGATCCGGCGGATGCGGACGTACACTATGCACTCGGCCACGTATTTTATGATGTAAACCGTACGGAAGAAGCCCTGGCTGAAGTTCAAAAAGCTGTGCTCATGGGCGCCCGGTCTTATGACGTGTATAAGCTGCTCGGCTCTTGCCACATGGTGTTGAGAAGGCCTGAAGAGGCGCTGAATGCCTTCAAAGAGGCCGTCAGACTGGAGCCAAATAGTGCCATAGCCCATACTTATCTGGGCGACGCGCTATGGGCGACCGGACATCATGAAGAAGCTATCGCCAAGTATAAGGAGGCAATTCAGCTTGAACCGACGAATACGTATGCGCACTATAGCCTGGGGATCTCATATAGCTCAATGAGAAAGCTGGACGAAGCGCTCGCCGAGTATGACGAGATCCTGAAGATCAACCCAAAGGATGAAAAAGTGGTCATGAATCGGGCGAACATCATCCACTGGAAAGATATGATAGATGAGTCTATATCGGAATATAAGAGGGCCCTGGAGCTTGATCCCTATGATGCAATGGCGCATTTCAATCTCGCGAACGCCTACCAGGATAAGAAGATGCTGGAAGAGGCTATCGTCGAATATAAAATGGCCCTGGTGCTGAACCCGTATGATTTCAAGGTGCATAATAACTATGGGGCGCTGCTCCTGAACAAGGGTATGTTGTACGACGCTTTGCTGGAGTTCCGGGAGTCGGTCAGGCTGAACCCGAATGACCATATATCGCATATGAACCTGGGCGTGACGTTGATCAAGAAGGATATGGTCGATGATGGGCTTAAGGAGCTTGAGATGTCGATCAAGCTGAACCCTCAATATGCAGACGCGTATTATGAGCTGGGGAGCGTGTATGATAAGATGCTCCAAACTGATAAGACTAAAGATGCGTTCATGAAGTTCGTCGAGTATGCAGCTAAAGACGATAATAGGGTGGAGCGGATAAATAAGAGGATAGCTGAGCTAAAAGATATGGAAAAGATCGAAGAAAAGCAAGAATCTGTTTTCCAGTAG
- a CDS encoding ATPase AAA, whose translation MLEISYNNGQPLYVRGGIGIGKSETIKEFAMECAARAQREFMAWNDIPKCEKLEVMAHTSKYFTFVDQRALMLDLGDFKLPRFDENGGFEWCIPMVYAYMCMPETKAILFLDEFNLAPPSIQGMFYQIVNDREIGENHLSDGVYVVAAGNDITDRAAVYEIPYPLRNRFLNVKLAQPNADDWTVWGAGHGIDSRVLAFIKFKPSLLYKPGLDGEYSFPTPRSWEKLSRCISGLKDYEQIRMIAESAVGEATAVEFTAHVKLYDNVDLDNILDHPDEVTRITEPQLLFGVAGGLIEKYRANKKKLSKIAAVADNMRPEYSIWMYRTIKGMNKNFTRELVAAVDLDKFTERYGKYLN comes from the coding sequence GTGCTGGAAATCTCTTATAACAATGGACAGCCCCTCTACGTAAGGGGCGGCATCGGCATCGGCAAGTCGGAAACCATAAAGGAATTCGCGATGGAGTGCGCCGCCAGGGCACAGCGGGAATTCATGGCATGGAATGACATTCCAAAGTGCGAAAAGCTAGAGGTAATGGCTCACACGTCTAAATATTTCACCTTCGTTGATCAGCGGGCTCTCATGCTGGATCTGGGCGACTTTAAGCTGCCCAGGTTCGACGAGAACGGTGGATTCGAGTGGTGCATTCCGATGGTATATGCATACATGTGCATGCCGGAAACGAAGGCCATACTATTTCTGGACGAATTTAATCTGGCCCCGCCGTCGATACAGGGTATGTTCTACCAGATCGTGAACGACCGGGAAATCGGAGAAAACCACCTGTCGGATGGCGTTTACGTGGTCGCTGCGGGAAACGACATCACGGACAGGGCGGCCGTGTACGAGATACCATACCCGCTCCGTAACAGGTTCCTTAACGTCAAGCTGGCTCAGCCTAACGCCGATGACTGGACAGTATGGGGTGCCGGGCACGGTATCGATTCCAGGGTGCTCGCCTTCATCAAGTTTAAGCCCTCATTGCTGTATAAGCCGGGCCTCGATGGTGAATATTCCTTCCCGACGCCGAGATCATGGGAGAAGCTATCCAGGTGCATTAGCGGCCTTAAGGATTATGAACAGATAAGGATGATCGCCGAGAGCGCTGTGGGCGAGGCCACAGCCGTGGAATTTACAGCACATGTAAAGCTGTACGATAATGTAGACCTGGATAATATTCTTGACCACCCGGACGAAGTGACCAGGATAACCGAGCCGCAGCTACTATTTGGCGTGGCTGGCGGGCTCATTGAAAAGTACCGGGCTAATAAGAAAAAGCTCAGTAAGATAGCGGCCGTGGCTGATAATATGCGGCCGGAATACAGTATATGGATGTACCGGACCATCAAGGGCATGAACAAGAATTTTACCAGGGAACTGGTCGCTGCAGTGGATCTGGATAAATTTACGGAGAGGTACGGTAAATACCTCAACTGA
- a CDS encoding ribbon-helix-helix domain-containing protein produces the protein MGYTVNLGQPYEAIIDMLIKRGYAGNRTEAIRHALKAYERQIEDEETELLARACESMMADIESGKMKTRSWEEVRERQNRKRGLK, from the coding sequence ATGGGCTACACAGTAAACCTGGGCCAGCCATACGAGGCCATCATCGACATGCTTATCAAGCGCGGCTACGCAGGAAACCGGACCGAGGCGATCAGGCACGCTCTCAAAGCCTACGAGAGACAGATCGAGGACGAAGAAACCGAGTTACTTGCCAGGGCATGCGAGAGCATGATGGCCGACATAGAGAGCGGCAAGATGAAGACGCGTAGCTGGGAAGAAGTCCGGGAGCGCCAGAACAGGAAGCGTGGCCTGAAATGA
- a CDS encoding alkaline phosphatase family protein, whose product MFESKKIDIVNEFQDIRTVLLLRLREGKITQDEISQITFYLKSPRETLDINRRDIGNQELITEDINSLSNKKLILYTLIKLNQYYKKDKEEYIRVCVDGQSIVWESVFNSAEKIIQIRNRLQSIDNDAYENDYVKSNKIVRKHLALLAESYKELLLFEKQMGIDRYLATSGLKDIKILHDMVTETRKICNDKLNNYINIYQEKWNLTSVSLCIKKMFNPKIYDSAVTSCMYSDQQRVIYVLLDGFGYSQYLWLSNGLKERKSTTFGINLFEWLQGKDEYNDKLILGSTLITDTGAALTTIFTGLLPVETRVISSKVYNGTLNDKEKIADVKRVAEGGLSRYIGKKPETFLNHIKDIQFNILSATKSSKVTSDFTKMLYGDNNVVNIDPSDRLFKNIVKTIVNNKKQLIIAYYPLIDHSGHTIGSFTSFESYEYEKLNLLLVEFMLDLAKNKKEIFDGKTTIIFSADHGMFETSSKYITKKEIKEEFEHSKLKSPYISVSNRCLLFYDINRMDLEESYSLIKGLLEKKGIPNRIYRYNDPIIEKLLCKKNEPIDYRAPDIVCLFSDEGIAVPFKDIDETMLHYGGHGGCSSEEVFVPFITLRLTERLYEDLTGYFSKLG is encoded by the coding sequence ATGTTTGAAAGTAAAAAAATCGATATTGTAAATGAGTTCCAGGATATACGAACAGTATTACTTTTAAGATTACGGGAAGGAAAAATCACTCAAGATGAGATATCACAAATAACTTTTTATTTAAAATCACCCAGGGAGACTCTAGATATCAATAGAAGGGATATTGGTAATCAGGAATTAATAACAGAGGATATTAACTCTTTGAGTAATAAAAAATTGATCCTATACACATTAATTAAGTTAAACCAATACTATAAAAAAGACAAAGAAGAATATATCAGGGTTTGTGTCGATGGGCAAAGCATCGTTTGGGAGAGCGTTTTTAATTCGGCAGAAAAAATAATCCAGATAAGAAATCGATTACAGTCTATTGATAATGATGCTTATGAGAATGATTATGTAAAATCAAACAAAATTGTTAGAAAGCACTTAGCACTTCTTGCAGAATCTTATAAAGAGTTATTACTATTCGAGAAGCAGATGGGTATAGACCGTTATCTTGCCACATCTGGGCTTAAGGATATTAAAATATTGCATGATATGGTAACAGAAACGCGTAAAATTTGTAACGATAAACTCAATAATTATATTAATATTTACCAAGAAAAATGGAATCTAACATCTGTATCATTGTGTATTAAAAAGATGTTCAATCCGAAAATATATGATTCGGCAGTAACATCCTGCATGTATTCAGACCAGCAAAGAGTGATCTATGTATTATTGGATGGCTTTGGATATTCTCAATATTTATGGTTGTCTAATGGTTTAAAAGAAAGAAAAAGTACTACATTTGGTATAAATCTATTTGAGTGGTTACAAGGAAAAGATGAGTACAATGATAAATTAATACTAGGTTCGACATTAATTACGGATACAGGTGCCGCGTTAACTACTATATTCACGGGGCTGTTACCTGTAGAAACTAGAGTTATATCATCTAAAGTATATAATGGTACATTAAACGATAAAGAAAAGATTGCGGATGTAAAAAGAGTAGCAGAAGGGGGGTTATCAAGATATATTGGAAAGAAACCTGAAACGTTTCTGAATCATATCAAAGATATCCAATTTAATATACTTAGTGCAACCAAATCTAGTAAGGTCACTAGTGATTTTACTAAGATGCTATATGGTGACAATAATGTTGTTAATATAGACCCTTCCGACCGTTTGTTCAAAAACATTGTTAAAACAATTGTTAATAATAAAAAGCAATTGATTATTGCTTATTATCCATTAATCGATCACTCTGGCCATACAATAGGTTCATTTACATCTTTTGAATCGTATGAGTATGAAAAATTGAACTTATTACTTGTGGAATTTATGCTTGACCTTGCGAAAAATAAAAAAGAAATTTTTGATGGTAAAACAACTATAATATTTTCAGCTGATCATGGGATGTTTGAGACGTCGTCCAAATATATAACTAAAAAAGAGATAAAAGAGGAATTTGAGCATAGTAAGCTTAAATCGCCGTATATATCTGTTAGTAATCGATGTCTACTCTTTTATGATATAAATAGGATGGATCTCGAAGAGTCATACTCTTTAATAAAGGGGTTATTAGAGAAAAAGGGTATTCCGAACAGAATTTATAGGTATAATGATCCTATTATAGAAAAGTTGCTTTGTAAGAAAAATGAACCAATTGACTATAGGGCACCAGATATTGTTTGTCTTTTTAGTGATGAAGGAATTGCTGTACCGTTTAAAGATATAGATGAAACAATGCTACATTATGGCGGGCATGGTGGATGCAGTAGTGAGGAAGTATTCGTTCCATTTATTACCCTCCGATTAACAGAGCGTCTATATGAAGATTTAACAGGTTATTTTTCCAAATTAGGATAG
- a CDS encoding vWA domain-containing protein: protein MQDLTSGEKITKGIVHLQQSQPFFCYLVMHLEFKEGKLPTIGVDHKGQVHYNPAFVDSVTDKEVEGLIIHEALHYGLCHMIRMANKDKRLFNIAADMVVNDILLSAGMKLPACGILPKNHTYKTMLNGQPIKIDGLDEKSAEEVYEELMLAAATVNDDIKNKDDGKADSSGQDEPENAIETDENGRPTGESGAGLDEHIYISEGDEAEASAIEANCKEMMVEARNFAVSRGALPMGIERLIEKLLPPKVDWRILLRRAITNKLPFDFTYRRPGKKSIACGTYLPSVIREGCDVIVAIDTSPSIDRDTLTRFMSEAVNIGRSYHGLNMTLLCHSAAVEDSITVSEHDIHRLLEWKPKGGSGTSHVPVWEWINKNKPTARLVVCLTDGETDFGERQPYEVIWVLSPDGISEKDVPFGWAIKIPN from the coding sequence ATGCAGGATCTAACCTCGGGCGAAAAGATCACGAAGGGCATTGTACATTTGCAGCAATCTCAGCCTTTTTTCTGCTATCTCGTCATGCACCTGGAATTTAAAGAAGGTAAATTACCGACAATAGGCGTTGATCATAAAGGCCAGGTCCACTATAACCCGGCGTTCGTGGACTCCGTGACCGATAAAGAGGTCGAAGGGCTCATCATACATGAGGCTCTGCACTACGGCTTATGCCATATGATCCGTATGGCGAATAAGGATAAACGCCTCTTTAACATTGCTGCAGACATGGTAGTAAACGATATACTGCTGTCGGCGGGCATGAAGCTCCCTGCGTGCGGGATACTCCCGAAAAACCATACCTATAAGACCATGCTTAACGGCCAGCCCATAAAAATCGATGGCCTGGACGAGAAATCAGCGGAAGAGGTTTACGAAGAGCTTATGCTGGCAGCGGCAACGGTCAATGATGATATAAAAAATAAGGATGATGGAAAAGCCGACAGCTCCGGGCAGGACGAGCCCGAAAATGCTATTGAAACCGATGAAAACGGCCGGCCGACAGGCGAGAGCGGAGCGGGCCTGGATGAACACATCTACATAAGTGAAGGGGACGAGGCCGAGGCGAGTGCAATAGAAGCTAATTGTAAAGAAATGATGGTTGAAGCAAGAAACTTCGCGGTGAGCCGCGGCGCTCTTCCGATGGGCATAGAACGCCTTATAGAAAAGCTATTACCCCCAAAGGTTGATTGGCGTATTTTGCTTCGCCGGGCCATAACGAACAAACTGCCCTTTGATTTCACGTATAGGCGACCGGGCAAAAAAAGTATCGCCTGCGGTACATACCTGCCTTCTGTTATCCGGGAGGGATGCGATGTCATCGTCGCTATAGACACCAGCCCGAGCATAGACCGGGATACTTTAACCAGATTCATGAGTGAGGCCGTAAACATTGGCCGAAGCTATCATGGGCTGAATATGACTTTGTTATGCCATAGTGCCGCGGTGGAGGATTCAATCACGGTCAGCGAGCATGACATTCACCGTTTGCTAGAGTGGAAACCAAAAGGCGGTAGTGGTACTTCGCATGTGCCTGTATGGGAGTGGATTAATAAGAATAAGCCCACAGCAAGGCTCGTTGTTTGTCTAACGGATGGCGAGACTGATTTCGGCGAGCGTCAACCTTACGAAGTGATTTGGGTGCTTAGTCCGGACGGGATAAGCGAGAAGGACGTGCCTTTTGGGTGGGCAATAAAGATACCTAACTGA